Proteins found in one Mangifera indica cultivar Alphonso chromosome 15, CATAS_Mindica_2.1, whole genome shotgun sequence genomic segment:
- the LOC123197922 gene encoding zinc finger A20 and AN1 domain-containing stress-associated protein 8-like, with product MDSHDEIGCRAPEGPILCINNCGFFGSAATLNMCSKCHKAMILKQEQAQLAASSIGSIVKGSPSETEKDPVVAGNVDVQAGAVETGIFSTKSSSVSFFGLNMVKPKEGPNRCTSCRKRVGLTGFNCRCGNLFCAVHRYSDKHECPFDYRTPAREAIAKANPVVKTEKLNKI from the coding sequence ATGGATTCACATGATGAGATAGGATGCCGAGCTCCAGAAGGTCCCATTCTTTGTATTAACAATTGTGGCTTCTTTGGAAGTGCTGCTACCCTGAATATGTGCTCCAAATGCCACAAGGCCATGATCCTGAAGCAGGAACAGGCCCAATTGGCAGCATCATCTATTGGAAGCATTGTGAAAGGCAGCCCCAGTGAGACTGAAAAGGATCCCGTTGTTGCTGGTAATGTGGATGTACAAGCTGGAGCTGTGGAAACTGGTATCTtctcaacaaaatcatccagtGTTTCATTCTTTGGCCTGAATATGGTGAAGCCAAAGGAGGGTCCTAACAGGTGTACTTCTTGTAGGAAGCGGGTTGGTTTAACAGGGTTCAATTGCAGGTGTGGGAATCTTTTCTGTGCTGTTCACCGATACTCCGACAAGCATGAATGCCCTTTTGATTATCGAACTCCTGCAAGGGAAGCTATTGCCAAAGCCAATCCAGTTGTCAAGACAGAGAAGCTTAATAAGATATAG